In a genomic window of Littorina saxatilis isolate snail1 linkage group LG6, US_GU_Lsax_2.0, whole genome shotgun sequence:
- the LOC138969705 gene encoding G-protein coupled receptor GRL101-like: protein MPQLRILDLSFNDLTGLSSWMFGKLSRLTHLNLSGNSLIQTLDSGFTQFLTETALTNLQELVMTNTGLQEIMDNALSVLTQLISLDISRNPMVKFDKNPLGGLVRLRELHADNPRLCCLIVHDTECYAPVDELSSCSDLLRRDVSRVCLWAFSVLALVGNAGVIAYRVASSKRTPWSTFHVLVVNLSAADLLMGVYMTMIGAADARFRGDYVTRDNEWRHSNTCIAAGFLAFVSSEVSAFMISLITLDRFLRLCFPFKAQVHMGLRSCTVLCSVAWLCGVCLAAVPLIAQLQFYGVTGICLPLPITRHSFSGHSYAFSVFIGMNFALFVLIGAGQVAIYRAIRATSKAAGSKRQNRDTTIARRLFLVVLTDFCCWFPIGVMGLMAFLGIPIPGEVNVWAAILVLPFNSALNPFLYTLNGLCQKWEENKVEKKTQKILANLEAEISKLPPRSVEALVMSCHRSNKVNAQKLHSLDRPEQGTASTAVSQGTAKLFIQQDTSSGH, encoded by the coding sequence ATGCCTCAGTTAAGAATTCTGGATCTCAGTTTCAATGACCTCACAGGATTGTCTTCCTGGATGTTTGGAAAACTTTCCAGGCTGACCCACCTCAACCTCTCTGGAAACTCCTTGATCCAGACACTGGACTCTGGATTCACACAGTTCCTGACAGAGACAGCTCTGACCAACCTTCAGGAACTGGTAATGACCAACACAGGGCTACAGGAAATCATGGACAACGCCTTGAGCGTTCTGACTCAGTTGATCAGCCTTGACATCAGCAGAAATCCGATGGTGAAGTTTGACAAAAATCCCCTCGGTGGCCTGGTGCGTCTCAGAGAGCTGCATGCGGATAATCCCAGGCTCTGCTGTCTAATTGTCCATGACACGGAATGCTACGCCCCTGTTGATGAACTGTCTTCGTGCAGTGACTTGCTCCGCCGTGACGTCTCCAGAGTCTGTCTGTGGGCGTTCTCTGTGCTGGCGCTTGTGGGCAACGCTGGGGTGATTGCGTACCGGGTGGCCAGCAGCAAGCGGACGCCATGGTCCACTTTCCACGTGCTGGTCGTCAATCTGAGCGCTGCTGACCTTCTCATGGGCGTCTACATGACGATGATCGGGGCTGCTGACGCACGTTTCCGAGGTGACTACGTGACGCGGGACAATGAATGGAGGCACAGCAACACGTGCATCGCGGCTGGTTTCTTGGCTTTCGTGTCCAGCGAGGTGTCTGCCTTCATGATCAGTCTCATCACGCTGGATCGCTTTCTCAGGCTGTGCTTCCCCTTCAAGGCCCAGGTCCACATGGGTCTGCGGTCGTGCACAGTGCTGTGCTCCGTGGCTTGGCTGTGTGGCGTGTGTCTGGCCGCCGTGCCTCTCATCGCTCAGCTCCAATTCTACGGGGTGACCGGCATCTGTCTGCCCCTGCCCATCACTCGACACTCCTTCAGCGGTCACAGCTACGCCTTCAGCGTCTTCATCGGAATGAACTTTGCCCTCTTTGTGCTGATCGGGGCGGGACAGGTGGCTATCTACAGAGCGATACGAGCTACCAGCAAGGCCGCAGGAAGCAAAAGGCAGAATCGAGACACGACCATCGCCCGCCGTCTGTTCCTGGTGGTGTTGACCGACTTCTGCTGCTGGTTCCCTATCGGCGTGATGGGACTCATGGCGTTCTTGGGCATTCCCATTCCCGGTGAGGTCAACGTGTGGGCCGCCATCTTGGTGCTGCCGTTCAACTCGGCGCTCAACCCCTTCCTCTACACGCTGAACGGACTGTGTCAAAAATGGGAAGAGAACAAAGTTGAGAAGAAaacacagaaaattttagcaaACCTGGAGGCTGAGATCTCAAAGCTGCCCCCTCGTTCAGTTGAAGCACTGGTGATGAGTTGTCATCGTTCCAACAAAGTCAACGCACAGAAGCTTCACTCCCTGGACCGTCCGGAACAGGGCACTGCTAGCACAGCCGTCTCACAAGGCACTGCAAAACTGTTCATCCAGCAAGATACAAGCAGTGGACACTGA